One Formosa agariphila KMM 3901 genomic window, TCTTCTAAAACAGAAATTTGTTCGGCTACGTTTCTTAACTGACGAATATTACCATTCCATCTAAATTTCAGTAATTCAAGGGTGGCATCATCGGTTAATTTTATGGTCGGCATTTTATATTTTAAAGCAAAATCGCTCGCAAATTTTCTAAATAATAAGTGAATATCATCTTGGCGATCACGTAAAGGAGGTAGATGTATTTCTATGGTACTTAAACGGTAGTATAAATCTTCTCTAAATTTCCCTTTATTAATAGCTTCAAACATATTTACGTTTGTAGCCGCTACAATACGCACGTTAGTTTTTTGAACTTGGCTTGAACCTACTTTAATAAATTCACCATTTTCTAATACACGCAGTAAACGCACTTGAGTTGTTAATGGTAATTCTCCAACTTCATCTAAAAAAATTGTTCCTCCATCGGCAACTTCAAAATAACCAGAACGCGTTTGTGTCGCTCCTGTAAAAGCACCTTTTTCATGCCCAAAAAGCTCACTGTCTATAGTCCCTTCAGGGATAGCTCCACAGTTTACTGCAATATATTTGCCGTGTTTTCTGTGTGATAACTGATGTATAATTTTAGGAACACTTTCTTTACCAACACCACTTTCTCCAGTTACTAAAACAGAAATATCTGTGGGGGCAACTTGAATGGCTTTTTCTATGGCACGATTTAGTTTTTGGTCGTTACCAATAATTCCGAAACGTTGTTTTATGGCTTGAACTGATTCCATACTGTAATTTGGTTTTTTAAATCTTAGTTTTTAGGTTGTAGTTAAAAAAAGCGTTGTTATTGATTAGAAAGTCCAAGTCCTTCACCTATTAGTGTAGCACTTGTACAGTCTGTAATTTTAACGGTAACAAAATCTCCAATTTTAAAATCGCCTTTAGGAAAAACAGCAACAATATTTTGTGATGTTCGTCCCGACCATTGTTGTTCAGATTTTTTAGATTCTCTTTCAATCAATACTTCAACCACGGTATTTACATACGCTTTTGTTCGGAATTCGCTGTGTTTACGTTGTAATTGTACCACATCGTCTAAGCGTCTTTTCTTAACTTCTAACGGAATATCGTCTTCCATCTTTCTTTCTGCCATGGTTCCAGGACGTTCAGAATAATAAAACATATACCCGAAATTATATTTTACAAATTCCATTAGACTTAAAGTGTCTTGGTGGTCTTGCTCAGTTTCTGTTGGAAAACCGGTAATCATATCCTGGCTAATAGAACATTCTGGAAGGATACGACGGATGTTGT contains:
- a CDS encoding sigma 54-interacting transcriptional regulator — translated: MESVQAIKQRFGIIGNDQKLNRAIEKAIQVAPTDISVLVTGESGVGKESVPKIIHQLSHRKHGKYIAVNCGAIPEGTIDSELFGHEKGAFTGATQTRSGYFEVADGGTIFLDEVGELPLTTQVRLLRVLENGEFIKVGSSQVQKTNVRIVAATNVNMFEAINKGKFREDLYYRLSTIEIHLPPLRDRQDDIHLLFRKFASDFALKYKMPTIKLTDDATLELLKFRWNGNIRQLRNVAEQISVLEENRTINGQTIRGYLPNATSNLPAVISNTKSESDFSSEREILYKVLFDMKADLNDLKKLTAELMKNGNDKDVQKNNESLIQKIYGDESDAEYDETEEDLEILSIAEPKTTSLVAPSNTLLDKYHFAEEIQEEETLSLQDKELELIKKSLERHQGKRKLAAAELGISERTLYRKIKQYDL